In Mixophyes fleayi isolate aMixFle1 chromosome 4, aMixFle1.hap1, whole genome shotgun sequence, the following proteins share a genomic window:
- the LOC142153196 gene encoding cyclin-dependent kinase inhibitor 1B-like, translated as MSGVRLSPGSPGVERVSRAPGSPRTPARRCLFGPVDHESLSRELTRCRRELEDEQRVRWNFDFYQERPLEGPLSWELAGPDTPDFYRRGPRPKLGAGPTTEEETEARGRKRSGEWPDPSSSNTKKSLRRETGDPAESSLTPPPEQTPKKSRPST; from the exons ATGTCGGGCGTGCGCCTGTCCCCGGGCTCCCCGGGCGTGGAGCGGGTGTCTCGGGCCCCGGGCTCCCCCCGCACCCCCGCCCGCCGCTGCCTCTTCGGGCCGGTGGATCACGAGAGTCTGTCCCGGGAGCTGACCCGGTGCCGGCGGGAGCTGGAGGACGAGCAGCGGGTGAGGTGGAACTTCGACTTCTACCAGGAGCGGCCGCTGGAGGGGCCCCTGAGCTGGGAGCTGGCGGGGCCCGACACACCCGACTTCTACCGGCGGGGGCCACGCCCGAAACTGGGCGCAGGACCAACCACAGAGGAGGAGACGGAGGCCCGGGGGAGAAAGAGGAGCGGAGAGTGGCCGG ACCCCTCTTCTTCCAACACAAAAAAATCCCTCAGGAGGGAGACTGGAGACCCAGCAGAGAGCAGCTTGACGCCCCCACCTGAGCAAACGCCCAAGAAGAGCCGTCCCAGCACGTAG